tatttgttttatttatttactaagacttctcatctaataattcgaaccctctccctctctctgtgttcgaattcttcttattctctctctacctcattcttctattcttcttttcctctgacacataaaggaatctctatactgtgacatagaggattcccactctctctttgttctcttctttttcatatgagcaggaacagggatacagacattcttgttgaaactgatcctaaacctgaaaggactctgaagaggaagctaagagaagctaaagcacaacactcttgAGAAGATCTTATAGCAAATTTCGAAAAAGAGGCAGACATGGCAGTCGAACCTgagaacaatggtggagatgcaaggaagatgcttggtgactttactgcaccaacttccaacttctatggaagaagcatctcaattcctgcaattggagcaaacaactttgagcttaagcctcaattagtttctccaatgcagcaaaattgcaagtttcatggactttcattggaagatcctcatcagttcttagctgaattcttacaaatctgtgacactgttaagaccaatggggttgattccgaggtctacagacttatgcttttcccctttgctataagagacagagctaggatatggttggactcacaacctagagaaagcctgaactcttgggaaaagttggtcaatactttcttggccaaattctttccacttcaaaagatgagcaagcttagagtggaagtccaaaccttaaaacagaaggaaggtgaatccctctatgaagcttgggaaagatacaagcaattgatcagaaggtgtccttctgacatgctttcaggaTGGAGCATCTTaggcatattctatgatggtctgtctgaattgtccaagatgtcattggaccactctgctaaTGGATTTCTTCATCTAaagaaaatacctgcagaagcctaggaactctttgaaatggttgcaaataaccagttcatgtatacttctgaaagaaatcttttgaataatgggatgactcagaagaaacgagttcttgagattgatactctgaatgccatattggctcagaataaaatattgactcagcaaatcaatatgatttctcagaatctgactggaatgcaagctacatccgactgtactaaagaagcctcctctgaaggagaagcttatgaccctaagaatcctgcaatggaagaggtgaattacatgggagaatcccatggaaacacctataatccttcatggagaaatcatccaaatttctcatggaaggatcaacagaagcctcaataaggcttcaataataataatggtgggagaaataggtttggcaatagcaagccttttccatcatcttctcagcaatagacagagaattctaagcagagcctctctgacttagcaaccatagtctttgatctatctaagaccactctcagttttatgactgaaacaaggtcctccatcagaaatttggaggcacaagtgggtcagctgagtaaaagagttactgaaatccctcatagtactctcccaagaaatacagaagagaatccaaagagagagtgcaaggccatcaatttATCCAAAGTGGccaaacctatagaggaggaagaggcagtgatttccagtgaggaagaccttaatagatgtccactgaccactaaggagttccctaataaggaaccaaaggaatctgaggctcataaaaagaccatagagattccactgaacttactgttgccattcatgagctctgatgagtattcttcctctgaaaaggatgaagattgatgcgcataaacttgttatgccacgatttaggaaattgcacgatcagcaaaattccttccggcaagtgcaccggttatcgtcaagtaaaaactcacaatagagtgaggtcgaatcccacaaggattggttgagtgagcaattcgaattagaagtgtgttctagttgagcggaatcaagatttagatgagaattgcggaatgtaaaattggcgggaaatgtaaatgacaagaaattgaaatggcggaatcttaaattgcataaattaaagagcagaagctaaattgctgaaaccCACTTTTACCAACAAATCCTCAACTATCCCATGAGGGAATTTAAAGGTTCGATCTGCCAATTGGAgggccattcttgttggtttggcttcctcaatctccATTCTTCTCATCATTGTTAGAGACATCAAATTGTTactggcccctaagtcacacaAGGCCTTCTCCACCATGACTTCTCCTATGATACAGGGGATTTGAAAACTGCCTggatccttcagtttctgagGCAATTTGTgttgaatgatggcactgcattcttcagtcaacAACACAGTTTCCTCATTTCTCCAGCTTCTCTTTTTGGTCATTAATTCCTTTAAGAATtttgcatagagtggcatttgctctattgcctcAGCAAACGGGATGTTGATTTGAAGCTTCTTGAAAATCTCCAAAAATCTGGAGAATTGGCCATCCTTTTCACCTTTCATCAAACGTTGAGGATATGGTGCTTTGGGTTTATACAGCTTCAggacctctttttctttttctcttgttgCAGACGGTGTAAAGGATTGTCCCTGTTCCTTGTCTCTCACATTTTCCTTTGCTTCATCCTCTGTGGGTTCACTTGAGATCTCCTTCAGCTTTTTTCCACTTCTGAGGGTTATGGCTTTACATTCTTCCTTTGCAATAGCCTTGGCAGCATGAGAAACACTTGGCCCAGGGATTTGCTTATACAAATACCCAATTTGATTTTCTAACTTCTGGATGGCAGCTCCTTGGTTTTGCAAGTTAGAATTTACTTCTTCCTTAAAGGCTTTCAATTCGGTTATGTCTTGACCCATGGTTGCAAGCATTCCTTCTATCctgtttaattgatcttgaaattgttggttcggattaGGCATAAAGAAAGAAAACATGTAACAGAGTGCAGAgattaaaattcaacaagtaacttgaactgatttaacaaagcaaaaaaaaaatgctcaatctagttaacttccaattggagaattgtcaatcgaaaaccaatccccggcaacggcgccataaacttggtgtcgcataaacttgttatgccacgatttaggaaattgcacgatcggcaaaattccttccggcaagtgcaccggttatcgtcaagtaaaaactcataatagagtgaggtcgaatcccacaaggattggttgagtgagcaattcgaattagaagtgtgttctagttgagcggaatcaagatttagatgaaaattgcggaatgtaaaattggcgggaaatgtaaatgacaagaaattgaaatggcggaatcttaaattgcataaattaaagagcagaagctaaattgctgaaattaaaagggaatggggtgattgcatgaattaagttgcagaatgtaaagagcaaTACTAACTTAAACCGCAATATTTTTGGCCTAGAAACCTTTTCCaagagtggcgtttaagttgcagtttaagcttaaactgcagcttaaacgccagacacttccagtgatgCCTTTTGGAAgcaaactgaagcttaaacgtggaaatggaagaaggcagccctggagggtcacttagtcgaacacgtttaagcttcagtttaaggttaaactgaagcttaaacgtggagataggaaaggcagccctggaggtcgaacacgtttaagctaatcatgaagctgaatgccaagttatttggtaatgagacttgggaggatgaacctccattgctcatcaataaacTGAATGCCTTGGCTCAGAAGAAATTACCttagaagaaactggatcccggaaggttcttaataccttgtaccataggcaccatgacctttgagaaggctctgtgttacctggggtcaggtataaacctcatgccactctctgtaatggagaaactggggatttttgaggtacaagctgcaagaatctcactagagatggcagacaaatcaatgaaacaggcttatggacttgtagaggatgtcttagtgaaggttgaaggcctttacatccctgctgacttcataatcctagacagtgggaaggatgaggatgaatgcatcatccttagaaggcctttcctagccacagcaagagctgtgattgatgtggatagaggaaaGTTAGTCCTGCAACTggatgaggactaccttgtgtttaaggctcaaggatcttcctctgtaaccatagagaggaagcatgaaaagcttctctcaatacagagtcaagcaaagcccccacattcaaactctaagtttggtgttgggaggccaccatcatgCTCTGAGTGTCTGTGAAGCTctataagagctcactgtcaagctattgacattaaagaagtgcttattgggaggcaactgatgagcgg
The DNA window shown above is from Arachis ipaensis cultivar K30076 chromosome B08, Araip1.1, whole genome shotgun sequence and carries:
- the LOC107611030 gene encoding uncharacterized protein LOC107611030, which produces MGQDITELKAFKEEVNSNLQNQGAAIQKLENQIGYLYKQIPGPSVSHAAKAIAKEECKAITLRSGKKLKEISSEPTEDEAKENVRDKEQGQSFTPSATREKEKEVLKLYKPKAPYPQRLMKGEKDGQFSRFLEIFKKLQINIPFAEAIEQMPLYAKFLKELMTKKRSWRNEETVLLTEECSAIIQHKLPQKLKDPGSFQIPCIIGEVMVEKALCDLGASNNLMSLTMMRRMEIEEAKPTRMALQLADRTFKFPHGIVEDLLVFSLDEEIH